The genomic interval GATGAAAAAAGCGGGAATCGATTTAGACGAGGTCTGTGAGACCCTTCAAAGAAAAGGAGTAGATGCATTTGAAAAGTCTTTTCAGAATCTCCTTGGCACTTTAAAAGAAAAAATAAAATAAAATAGGGACAGCGACCATTTTTAAAATAAATAGGGATATATCCCATTTATTTAAATTCCATTATTAGGTGAAAAATGACCGTGAAGGGCTACGTTACAGTTATTACGGCCATAAAGGCCTACACTACGCGTAAAGAACTATGGGGTTGGATGATTGGGGATTGAATGTGGATATTTTAAAGGATTTAAATAGTGCACAGGGGGAGGCGGTGGCCCATAGAGGGAGACCGCTTCTTCTTTTGGGTCGAGCCGGATCGGGCAAGAGCGAAGTTTTAAAGAGAAGAATTGAAAATCTCATATCTTCGG from bacterium carries:
- a CDS encoding UvrD-helicase domain-containing protein translates to MGLDDWGLNVDILKDLNSAQGEAVAHRGRPLLLLGRAGSGKSEVLKRRIENLISSGIAPPERILVFTDQEEMVGALRPHLQPGYGEFWVNSFTAFCK